One window of the Mycobacterium sp. JS623 genome contains the following:
- a CDS encoding ABC transporter family substrate-binding protein yields the protein MTRRIVPSRTKTAEWKAPRALAVTVAAVTLLLTGCSGSGGATSADSQAALRSINDRDPTTLMDCGDLRLPITQFPKNFNPLWAGTPSDFANLMRAASYPRAFSIQADGSLALDTDYFTSVQETAADPQVITYTINPQAQWSDGTPITWEDIRAQAHALSGTDPRYQPISTAGYDRILSVERGANDRQAIVTYRAPFAEWRAMLSGYNVLLPQSITAQPDTFISATSSTSGPSAGPFLIANADPKDQQIRLLRNPKWWGRKPRLASVTLVTVDPHGTSAALHDNKIDALDLSTAMQVAAAERIPGMAIRRSSAMAVWGVFYSASKDSVLSDAALRRAITRGIDRKTIVDVTQRGLTDNPTPSNNHLFANGQTGYRDNSAPYDYDSDQANRDLDALGWKRGDDGWRYKDGQRLRLLDYYIDSPADDLLAQLLQNSLDAIGVDLEINDVAARDAQTYRPAFDLIQDVRYTGPFPLSIMASTLRSGAMWNLIGADNPALDDKIAKTLDEPGEGASAVADSVDKQLWLDGYSVPLVRLPGITAVRGDLANYGAFGQSDIDFTAVGYIPGTTSC from the coding sequence ATGACACGTCGAATCGTCCCGTCGAGGACCAAAACTGCTGAATGGAAAGCGCCGCGTGCACTGGCGGTGACCGTTGCGGCGGTCACCCTTCTGTTAACGGGATGCTCCGGATCGGGCGGTGCCACGTCAGCCGACAGTCAGGCCGCGCTCCGCAGCATCAATGACCGCGACCCGACAACACTGATGGACTGCGGCGATCTGCGCCTGCCGATCACTCAGTTTCCGAAGAACTTCAACCCGCTGTGGGCTGGAACGCCATCCGATTTCGCGAACTTGATGAGGGCGGCGAGCTATCCGCGCGCGTTCAGCATCCAGGCAGACGGGTCGCTCGCGCTAGACACCGATTACTTCACCTCGGTGCAGGAGACCGCCGCCGACCCGCAAGTCATCACCTACACCATCAATCCGCAGGCGCAGTGGTCCGACGGAACCCCTATCACGTGGGAGGACATCCGTGCCCAGGCTCATGCGCTGTCGGGAACGGATCCGCGTTACCAACCGATCAGCACAGCCGGTTATGACCGCATACTTTCCGTCGAGCGAGGTGCCAACGACCGGCAAGCGATCGTCACCTATCGCGCGCCCTTCGCTGAGTGGCGCGCGATGCTGTCTGGGTACAACGTGCTGCTGCCACAGTCGATCACGGCGCAACCCGACACCTTTATCAGCGCTACGTCGAGCACCTCCGGCCCATCGGCCGGCCCGTTCCTGATAGCCAACGCCGACCCCAAGGACCAGCAGATCAGGTTGTTGCGCAATCCGAAATGGTGGGGCAGAAAGCCGCGTTTGGCCTCCGTCACGCTCGTCACGGTGGACCCGCACGGCACGTCCGCAGCGTTGCACGACAACAAGATTGATGCGCTCGACTTGTCGACGGCGATGCAGGTCGCTGCCGCCGAACGGATACCCGGAATGGCGATCCGTCGATCATCGGCGATGGCGGTCTGGGGTGTTTTCTACAGCGCATCAAAGGATTCGGTGTTGTCTGACGCCGCGTTGCGGCGCGCCATCACGCGGGGAATCGATCGCAAAACGATCGTCGATGTCACCCAGCGCGGGCTTACCGATAACCCGACGCCGTCCAACAATCACCTTTTCGCCAACGGGCAGACCGGTTACCGGGATAATTCGGCGCCCTACGACTACGACTCCGACCAGGCGAACAGGGATCTCGACGCTTTGGGCTGGAAGCGCGGCGACGACGGTTGGCGATATAAGGACGGCCAGCGACTCAGGCTGCTCGATTACTACATCGATTCTCCTGCCGATGATCTGCTGGCACAGTTGCTTCAGAATTCGCTGGACGCAATCGGTGTCGACCTCGAAATCAACGACGTGGCGGCGCGAGATGCCCAGACCTACCGTCCAGCCTTTGATCTGATCCAAGACGTCCGCTATACCGGACCGTTCCCGCTTTCGATCATGGCCTCCACTTTGCGAAGCGGCGCGATGTGGAACCTCATCGGCGCGGACAACCCCGCCCTGGATGACAAGATCGCCAAGACGCTGGACGAACCCGGCGAGGGGGCAAGCGCTGTGGCCGACTCCGTCGATAAGCAGCTGTGGCTCGACGGCTACAGCGTCCCACTCGTGCGGCTGCCGGGGATCACCGCGGTGCGCGGCGATCTGGCCAATTACGGTGCTTTCGGCCAGTCCGACATCGACTTCACCGCGGTCGGCTACATTCCCGGCACGACGTCCTGTTGA
- a CDS encoding T4 family baseplate hub assembly chaperone: MRPGAAPLAGLGGEEILRAWEAAAATEPLGRSAAVLREVLTDLPVDAAALPVGRCDTLLLALRVGTFGSRLSGVSSCPACDADVDVDVDIDAVLSSLPPLDTAYAEEYELQHGGYTVRHRLPTTADLLAAADADDPAVRIAQLCVRTIEPDGVTAVAELPPEMLAAISEQMAAADPAADIRLGVSCPECASEWSAPLDITTIFDAELTGAARQIIAEIDQLASRYGWSEQQILALSPTRRRTYLELR; encoded by the coding sequence ATGCGTCCGGGGGCTGCGCCACTCGCCGGGCTGGGCGGCGAGGAGATTCTTCGCGCGTGGGAAGCCGCGGCCGCAACCGAACCTCTCGGCCGCAGCGCTGCTGTCCTGCGTGAGGTCCTGACCGACCTGCCGGTCGATGCCGCGGCGTTGCCCGTCGGCCGGTGCGACACACTGTTATTGGCGCTGCGTGTCGGCACCTTCGGATCGCGGCTCTCGGGTGTGAGCTCGTGTCCGGCGTGCGACGCCGATGTCGATGTCGATGTCGACATCGACGCAGTCCTGAGCTCGCTGCCCCCACTGGACACCGCCTACGCCGAGGAATACGAACTCCAGCACGGCGGCTACACCGTGCGCCATCGCCTGCCGACTACCGCCGACCTCCTCGCCGCCGCCGACGCCGATGACCCCGCGGTGCGCATCGCCCAGCTTTGCGTCAGAACGATCGAACCCGACGGCGTGACCGCCGTTGCCGAGCTGCCCCCAGAGATGCTGGCCGCCATCTCCGAGCAGATGGCGGCCGCCGACCCGGCCGCCGACATCCGGCTGGGCGTCAGCTGCCCCGAATGCGCATCCGAATGGTCGGCCCCCCTGGACATCACCACCATCTTCGACGCCGAACTGACCGGCGCCGCACGGCAGATCATCGCCGAGATCGACCAGCTGGCTTCCCGTTACGGCTGGAGCGAGCAGCAGATCCTCGCGCTGAGCCCGACCCGGCGCCGCACCTATCTCGAGCTTCGATGA
- a CDS encoding DUF4255 domain-containing protein, whose translation MSTTAALAATTQMLRSVLLDATSTLWAKLGSTPAISAVPPDRITTEDGDQLNVFLYRTSLNSGWRDEGLPVRSANGTRLTQPPLALDLHYVISAHCKTDLHAELLMGSAMEALHGMSVLTAAAITKYYSQATPAGISGDIWTLISGAQLDQQPEQVTVSFENMSIDDISKLWSVLGEKYRPSAAYVITVVLLQPLGPVRAALPVTQPAGLQVDSLLLPQLASVTPERITWGDTKPLNVIGANLLGSGTQVVFGANVTAAPAATSTAISVDVVLPSTARAGLQPLRIRHQAPPSGGGALRTSDQSNPLALFVSPKLGTLTAAADHVEAQLEPSVDPGQRVQLLLYGTANFTVDAAPRTAAAAQVEFDTSAVPAGTYLVQIDVDGAQSALTQPSAGAPFNKPTVVIP comes from the coding sequence ATGAGCACCACCGCCGCGCTGGCGGCGACCACGCAGATGCTGCGCTCGGTGCTGCTGGATGCGACATCAACGCTGTGGGCCAAACTCGGTTCGACACCGGCGATCTCGGCGGTGCCCCCCGACCGGATCACCACCGAGGACGGCGACCAGCTCAACGTCTTCCTCTACCGCACCTCGCTCAACTCGGGGTGGCGCGACGAGGGCCTGCCGGTGCGCAGCGCCAACGGCACCCGGCTCACCCAGCCGCCGCTCGCGCTGGACCTGCACTATGTGATCAGCGCGCACTGCAAGACCGACCTGCACGCCGAACTGCTGATGGGCTCGGCGATGGAAGCGCTGCACGGCATGTCGGTGCTGACCGCAGCCGCGATCACCAAGTACTACAGCCAGGCCACCCCAGCAGGCATCTCCGGTGACATCTGGACCCTCATCAGCGGTGCCCAACTCGACCAGCAACCCGAGCAGGTCACCGTCTCATTCGAGAACATGAGCATCGACGACATCTCCAAGCTGTGGTCGGTGCTCGGCGAGAAGTACCGGCCGTCAGCCGCCTACGTCATCACCGTTGTCCTGCTGCAGCCGCTAGGTCCGGTGCGCGCCGCGCTGCCGGTGACCCAACCGGCCGGTTTGCAGGTCGATTCGCTGCTACTGCCACAGCTGGCCAGCGTGACGCCCGAGCGGATCACCTGGGGAGACACCAAGCCGCTCAACGTGATCGGCGCGAACCTGCTCGGCAGCGGCACCCAGGTGGTGTTCGGCGCCAACGTCACCGCGGCGCCCGCGGCGACGAGCACCGCGATATCCGTCGACGTCGTGCTGCCTTCCACCGCCCGCGCCGGCCTGCAACCGCTGCGCATCCGCCACCAGGCCCCCCCGTCCGGCGGCGGGGCCCTTCGGACGTCGGACCAAAGCAACCCGCTGGCATTGTTCGTCTCCCCCAAACTCGGCACCCTCACCGCGGCAGCCGATCACGTCGAAGCGCAACTCGAGCCGTCGGTGGATCCCGGGCAGCGCGTGCAGCTACTTCTCTACGGCACAGCCAACTTCACCGTCGACGCCGCGCCCCGCACCGCCGCGGCCGCGCAAGTCGAATTCGACACCAGCGCTGTACCCGCGGGCACATACCTCGTCCAAATCGACGTCGACGGAGCACAATCGGCGCTGACCCAGCCGTCGGCGGGTGCCCCGTTCAACAAGCCGACCGTGGTGATCCCATGA
- a CDS encoding DUF2235 domain-containing protein has product MAKNIVVCLDGTNNQLRAADNTNVVRLFNLLDLKDPTKQVAYYDPGVGTFSSPGAWSPPARLISRYAGLMFGAGLRENLGQAYSFLMEAYEPEDRIFVFGFSRGAYNARALTGMLDVFGVFRPGSETLVPYAVNAYAKQQRKDDPQFFEGLRVYAETHSVTRDGHTPVHFVGIWDTVKSAGTLTRQLKWPFTRQLPHAKTIRHAVAIDEIRRPFAPYLVNLPNPKHLRVEKNQDLLEVWFTGVHSDVGGMFAEGTRLSDIPLKWMADEAVASGLLVRPNAYAQMSQLDGVDPTGPWHKMPWVWQLLGSGRRTVPETASIHASVRERVAKDPTYANRLPQAPKYVCDDWRSPRPVPQA; this is encoded by the coding sequence GTGGCGAAGAATATCGTGGTGTGCCTAGATGGCACCAACAACCAACTGCGCGCAGCGGACAACACCAACGTCGTGCGGCTGTTCAATCTGCTCGATTTGAAGGATCCGACCAAACAGGTCGCCTACTACGACCCCGGGGTCGGCACGTTCAGCTCGCCGGGAGCGTGGTCGCCGCCTGCGCGGTTGATCTCTCGGTACGCGGGACTGATGTTCGGAGCCGGGCTGCGCGAAAACCTCGGACAGGCGTACTCATTCTTGATGGAAGCCTATGAGCCCGAGGATCGGATCTTCGTCTTCGGTTTCAGCCGCGGCGCGTACAACGCTCGGGCGCTGACCGGCATGCTCGATGTGTTCGGTGTTTTCAGGCCCGGTTCTGAGACCCTGGTGCCGTACGCGGTCAACGCCTACGCCAAACAGCAACGCAAGGACGACCCCCAGTTCTTCGAAGGGCTTCGGGTATATGCCGAGACGCACAGCGTCACTCGAGATGGTCATACGCCTGTGCATTTCGTCGGTATCTGGGACACCGTCAAATCCGCGGGTACGTTGACCCGGCAGCTGAAATGGCCCTTCACTCGGCAACTTCCGCATGCGAAGACGATTCGCCACGCTGTTGCGATCGATGAGATTCGCCGGCCGTTCGCCCCGTACCTGGTGAATCTGCCCAACCCGAAGCATCTGCGCGTGGAGAAGAATCAGGATCTGCTGGAAGTCTGGTTCACGGGTGTGCATTCCGACGTGGGGGGCATGTTCGCCGAGGGGACGCGGCTGTCGGACATCCCGTTGAAATGGATGGCCGACGAGGCGGTGGCGAGCGGTCTTCTGGTGCGCCCCAACGCTTATGCGCAGATGTCACAACTCGACGGCGTCGATCCGACGGGACCGTGGCACAAGATGCCGTGGGTGTGGCAGCTCCTCGGCTCGGGCCGCCGCACGGTGCCCGAAACTGCATCGATTCATGCCAGTGTGCGCGAACGCGTCGCCAAGGATCCCACGTACGCCAACCGGCTTCCTCAAGCGCCCAAGTACGTATGCGACGACTGGCGTAGTCCGCGTCCGGTGCCGCAAGCGTGA
- a CDS encoding ATP-binding protein: protein MSTPTDWLDVNRRAMADALTSVRGHLQDHIDRAAGTERPKTSDAPVAADSALGLLQQIFSLTPFETAVLVLCAGVELDAGIPLLCAAASGDATRAEPTFSLALAAIPDAHWSALAPDAPLRRWHLIEPIAATGAVTLLTRAPLRIDERVLHFLVGLDVPDTALNGRLQRLSASADTLPARHEARARQLADLWSGPSPFVVLLGDAATATEIAGRAAALLGCAARQLDAAATAADAADRAQLITYVNRDGMLGGGPLVVRAATVETAELHWLAELAGPVAVISPTTVHTGRGVTLDVTALDADEQAGVWHASLIGDTDVTALADQFNITSATIRAAATEANITGISAWSAARAHTRHGLDALAMRIDTTATWDDLVLPPAEEQLLCEIAAMVRHRRTVFHTWGMDTGSGVRGTGVSALFAGPSGVGKTLAAEVIAASLDLDLYRIDLSQIVSKYIGETEKNLRMVFDAADAGGCVLLFDEADALFGKRTEVKDSHDRYANLEVSYLLQRMESYRGLAILTTNLKDNVDKAFLRRLTAIVKFPFPDVAERTRIWQRVLVPTLPTEDVSVAALAQLAVTGGVIRNIALGAAFRAAEAGTAVGMAHLLAAAHRECAKLERPLSEAEVGGWV from the coding sequence ATGAGCACTCCGACCGACTGGCTAGACGTAAACCGCCGCGCCATGGCCGACGCGCTGACCAGTGTGCGTGGCCACCTGCAGGACCACATCGACCGCGCCGCAGGAACAGAACGCCCCAAGACGAGCGACGCTCCCGTGGCGGCCGACAGCGCGCTGGGCCTCCTTCAGCAGATCTTCTCGCTGACCCCGTTCGAGACCGCGGTGCTGGTGCTGTGCGCGGGTGTCGAACTGGACGCCGGCATCCCACTGCTGTGCGCGGCGGCCTCGGGCGACGCCACCCGCGCCGAACCGACGTTCTCACTGGCGCTGGCCGCGATACCCGACGCGCACTGGAGTGCGCTGGCTCCCGACGCCCCGTTGCGCCGTTGGCATCTCATCGAGCCCATCGCCGCCACCGGCGCGGTCACCCTGCTCACCCGCGCTCCCCTGCGCATCGACGAACGCGTTCTGCATTTCCTGGTCGGCCTCGACGTTCCCGACACCGCACTCAACGGCCGGCTGCAGCGGCTCAGCGCATCGGCCGACACCCTGCCCGCCCGCCACGAAGCGCGCGCCCGACAGCTCGCCGACCTCTGGAGCGGCCCGTCGCCGTTCGTTGTACTCCTCGGCGACGCGGCGACGGCCACCGAGATCGCCGGGCGCGCCGCGGCGCTGCTCGGTTGTGCCGCACGACAACTCGACGCCGCAGCGACAGCGGCCGACGCCGCCGACCGGGCACAGCTCATCACTTACGTCAACCGCGACGGCATGCTGGGCGGCGGCCCGCTCGTGGTGCGGGCCGCCACCGTCGAGACAGCCGAGCTGCACTGGCTGGCCGAACTGGCCGGACCGGTCGCGGTGATCTCGCCGACGACGGTGCACACCGGTCGCGGCGTCACCCTCGATGTGACCGCATTGGACGCCGACGAGCAGGCCGGTGTGTGGCACGCGTCGCTGATCGGCGATACCGATGTCACCGCCCTGGCCGACCAGTTCAACATCACCTCCGCCACCATCCGCGCCGCGGCCACCGAAGCCAACATCACCGGCATCAGCGCGTGGTCGGCTGCCCGAGCCCACACCCGCCACGGGCTCGACGCGTTGGCGATGCGAATCGACACCACCGCAACATGGGACGACCTGGTCTTGCCTCCGGCAGAAGAGCAGCTGCTGTGCGAGATCGCTGCGATGGTTCGACACCGCCGCACCGTCTTTCACACCTGGGGGATGGACACCGGCAGCGGGGTACGCGGCACCGGTGTCAGTGCGCTGTTCGCCGGACCCAGCGGCGTCGGCAAGACGCTGGCCGCCGAGGTCATCGCCGCATCCCTCGACCTCGATCTGTACCGCATCGACTTGAGCCAGATCGTCAGCAAGTACATCGGCGAAACCGAAAAGAACCTGCGGATGGTCTTCGACGCAGCCGACGCCGGAGGCTGCGTGCTGCTTTTCGATGAGGCCGACGCGTTGTTCGGCAAGCGTACCGAGGTCAAAGACAGCCATGACCGCTACGCCAACCTCGAAGTCAGCTATCTGCTGCAGCGCATGGAGTCCTACCGCGGCCTGGCAATCCTGACCACAAATCTCAAAGACAACGTCGACAAGGCGTTCCTGCGCCGGCTGACCGCGATCGTGAAGTTCCCGTTCCCCGACGTCGCCGAACGGACCCGGATCTGGCAGCGGGTGCTGGTACCGACCCTGCCCACCGAGGACGTATCGGTGGCCGCGCTGGCCCAGCTCGCCGTCACCGGTGGAGTGATCCGAAACATCGCGCTAGGTGCCGCTTTCCGCGCCGCCGAGGCCGGCACAGCCGTCGGCATGGCGCATCTGCTGGCCGCCGCGCACCGCGAGTGCGCCAAGCTTGAACGCCCACTGTCGGAGGCCGAGGTCGGTGGTTGGGTATGA
- a CDS encoding phage tail protein, whose protein sequence is MEFTASAKRHDPYKNFKFRVKWDGRYVAGVSKVSAFKRTTEVVKHRAGGDPSTSYKSPGRTEYEAITLERGVTHDKAFEQWAHKVWHYGAGLGRETSLKDYKKDIIVELYNEAGQLVVAYHVYSCWPSEYQGLGDLDSNAGAVVFAHLKLENEGWLRDDSVVEPAPPAFTVPTG, encoded by the coding sequence ATGGAGTTCACCGCTTCAGCCAAACGGCACGATCCGTACAAGAACTTCAAGTTCCGGGTGAAATGGGACGGTCGCTACGTCGCCGGCGTCAGCAAGGTCAGCGCCTTCAAGCGCACGACCGAGGTCGTCAAGCACCGCGCCGGGGGCGACCCGAGCACCAGCTACAAGTCCCCGGGGCGCACCGAATACGAGGCCATCACCCTCGAGCGCGGCGTCACCCACGACAAGGCGTTCGAACAGTGGGCCCACAAAGTCTGGCACTACGGCGCCGGCCTGGGCCGCGAGACATCGCTGAAGGACTACAAGAAGGACATCATCGTCGAGCTCTACAACGAGGCCGGCCAGCTGGTGGTTGCCTACCACGTCTACAGCTGCTGGCCATCGGAGTACCAGGGGCTTGGCGACCTCGACTCCAACGCCGGCGCAGTCGTTTTCGCCCACCTCAAGCTGGAGAACGAGGGTTGGCTTCGCGATGACTCCGTGGTCGAGCCGGCGCCGCCGGCGTTCACCGTGCCCACCGGGTGA
- a CDS encoding phage tail sheath family protein — MPTAFRAPGVYVEELPSGVHPIVGISTATAAFVDVFDKGPVGVAVKVSGPGEFERTFGGVSPGSEASYAITQFFNNGGSQAWVVRVLPTGAGNAVAASAKQEPKSAVVTDDGKPPDPGPKCLTVTALSEGQWGNALCFGIQLLPVAGGGDPTRFDFVVGEVVPVPGSSKVKVVVREAFRSLSIDPADPRYCPTIVSGSQLVRATVDDGATIPAPTLFRNKDDSTGMPDGDAMTKNPPNPAPTPPGDIAKQTSIAHFHRLDGGKDGKPADTTTALAKMLLGDPAAQTGIYALNTIAPDIFNILCIPAMANITDDTARQSLLAPAEQFCADHRAMLLIDPPAAMDTKTTAADVGSAMKTFVETLDPTENAATYFPRLVVADPVTGGTKNIGPSGTIAGIWSRTDTQRGVWKAPAGTEATLMGARPAVTMTEDTSDEFNPIGINVLRTLPVFNNVVWGSRTMQGADLMASQWKYIPVRRTALYIEESLRQGLQWVVFEPNDEPLWAQIRLNVGAFMQNLFRLGAFAGQTPQEAYLVKCDSDTTTAYDVSTGVVNIRVGFQPLLPCEFVVIQIQQLTLPAEV, encoded by the coding sequence ATGCCAACTGCCTTTCGCGCGCCCGGTGTCTATGTCGAGGAACTGCCAAGCGGGGTCCATCCCATCGTCGGGATCAGCACCGCCACAGCGGCTTTCGTCGACGTCTTCGACAAGGGCCCGGTCGGTGTGGCCGTGAAGGTAAGCGGGCCAGGGGAATTCGAACGCACCTTCGGTGGTGTCTCGCCTGGTAGCGAAGCCAGCTACGCGATCACGCAGTTCTTCAACAATGGCGGCAGTCAGGCCTGGGTCGTTCGAGTCCTGCCCACCGGCGCAGGCAACGCCGTGGCCGCGTCGGCGAAGCAGGAACCCAAGAGTGCCGTGGTGACCGACGACGGCAAGCCACCCGACCCCGGTCCCAAGTGCCTCACCGTCACCGCGCTGAGCGAAGGGCAGTGGGGCAATGCCCTGTGCTTCGGCATCCAGCTGCTGCCGGTGGCCGGCGGCGGGGACCCCACCCGGTTCGACTTCGTCGTCGGTGAGGTTGTGCCGGTGCCCGGCTCGTCGAAAGTCAAAGTCGTTGTCCGCGAGGCGTTCCGGTCACTGTCGATCGATCCCGCCGATCCCCGCTACTGCCCCACGATAGTGTCGGGCTCCCAGCTGGTGCGCGCGACAGTTGACGACGGCGCGACCATCCCTGCGCCAACCCTGTTCCGCAACAAGGACGACTCCACCGGTATGCCCGACGGGGACGCCATGACGAAAAACCCGCCGAATCCCGCGCCGACGCCCCCGGGCGACATCGCCAAGCAGACCAGCATCGCGCATTTCCACCGACTAGACGGCGGGAAGGACGGCAAACCCGCCGACACGACGACCGCACTGGCGAAGATGCTGCTCGGGGATCCCGCCGCACAAACCGGCATCTACGCGCTGAACACGATCGCACCCGACATCTTCAACATCCTGTGCATCCCGGCGATGGCGAACATCACCGACGACACCGCGCGCCAAAGCCTGCTCGCGCCGGCCGAGCAGTTCTGTGCCGATCACCGGGCGATGTTGCTCATCGATCCGCCGGCCGCGATGGACACCAAGACGACAGCCGCCGACGTCGGCAGCGCGATGAAAACCTTCGTCGAGACGCTCGACCCCACCGAAAACGCCGCCACGTATTTCCCTCGGCTGGTCGTGGCCGACCCGGTCACCGGCGGCACCAAGAACATCGGTCCCAGCGGAACCATTGCTGGAATCTGGTCTCGCACAGACACACAGCGCGGGGTGTGGAAGGCACCCGCAGGAACCGAAGCCACCCTGATGGGTGCCCGTCCGGCGGTCACGATGACCGAGGACACCAGCGACGAGTTCAACCCAATCGGCATCAACGTGTTGCGCACGCTGCCGGTGTTCAACAACGTCGTCTGGGGCTCGCGCACCATGCAAGGCGCCGACCTGATGGCCAGTCAATGGAAATACATCCCCGTGCGCCGCACCGCCCTCTATATAGAGGAAAGCCTGCGCCAAGGTCTGCAATGGGTGGTCTTCGAACCCAACGACGAACCGCTGTGGGCCCAGATCCGGCTCAACGTCGGGGCTTTCATGCAGAACCTGTTCCGCCTGGGTGCGTTCGCAGGCCAGACGCCACAAGAGGCGTACCTCGTCAAGTGCGACAGCGACACCACCACTGCGTACGACGTCAGCACCGGTGTGGTCAACATCCGGGTCGGCTTCCAGCCACTGCTGCCTTGCGAATTCGTCGTCATCCAGATCCAGCAACTGACCCTGCCGGCGGAGGTCTGA
- a CDS encoding eCIS core domain-containing protein produces MLTHDTTARNTRARKMPAAVHRCGTWHGSGPTCPCHVDRFTAGLDTAATVVPDSVGAVVREPGRALDEPTRRLMQARLGHDFGSVRVHSDDRAATSARAVEAVAYTVGEHVVLDERRMPSAPSERASVLAHELVHTVQQGRLAGRRIPERASAPNDAAETEAHRIAGSRQNPTATTGAGVHRQPAPAPGVQTVAGVSLTLREDGRLDVVASGPKLPAVGKPAGGLRRNADGTYTVTFGADEKVVAPSEVPAMLRGAVGQVAKGDVTPRSFRIPNCSSLRSASGTRWMTFDEYRVSQMLSPDLMPLTPLFYDGLVANCTSRRTPPPTAPMAAPPAGLSDVPRTAPQEALPPIAPEGQAIA; encoded by the coding sequence ATGCTGACCCACGACACCACCGCGAGAAACACCCGGGCCCGCAAGATGCCTGCGGCGGTGCATCGCTGCGGCACCTGGCACGGCAGCGGACCCACCTGCCCGTGCCACGTCGACCGCTTCACGGCCGGCCTCGACACCGCCGCCACCGTGGTCCCCGACTCGGTGGGAGCCGTCGTGCGTGAGCCCGGCCGCGCCCTCGACGAACCCACCCGCCGCTTGATGCAGGCCCGCCTCGGCCACGACTTCGGTTCAGTGCGAGTACATTCCGATGACCGCGCCGCCACCAGCGCCCGGGCGGTCGAGGCCGTGGCCTACACCGTCGGCGAGCACGTCGTGCTCGACGAGCGGCGCATGCCCTCAGCGCCCAGCGAGCGTGCCAGCGTGCTGGCCCACGAACTGGTTCACACCGTGCAGCAGGGCAGGCTCGCCGGCAGACGCATCCCCGAGCGGGCCAGCGCCCCCAACGACGCCGCCGAGACCGAAGCCCACCGCATCGCCGGATCACGCCAAAACCCCACCGCGACAACCGGTGCTGGCGTACATCGCCAGCCCGCGCCGGCTCCCGGCGTGCAGACCGTCGCGGGCGTCAGCCTGACCCTGCGCGAGGACGGGCGCCTCGATGTCGTCGCCAGTGGGCCGAAGCTGCCCGCAGTCGGCAAGCCCGCAGGCGGGCTGCGCCGCAACGCCGACGGCACCTACACCGTCACGTTTGGGGCCGACGAAAAGGTCGTCGCTCCCTCGGAGGTGCCGGCGATGTTGCGCGGCGCCGTCGGCCAGGTCGCCAAAGGCGACGTCACCCCACGTAGTTTCCGGATCCCGAACTGCTCCTCGCTGCGCAGCGCCAGTGGCACGCGCTGGATGACGTTCGACGAGTACCGCGTCTCGCAGATGCTCAGTCCAGATCTGATGCCGCTGACACCCCTGTTCTACGACGGCCTGGTCGCCAACTGCACCAGCCGTCGCACGCCACCGCCGACTGCGCCGATGGCCGCTCCGCCTGCGGGCTTGTCCGATGTCCCCCGCACCGCACCGCAGGAAGCGCTGCCGCCGATCGCCCCCGAAGGGCAGGCGATCGCATGA